From Haloglomus litoreum, the proteins below share one genomic window:
- a CDS encoding DUF955 domain-containing protein: protein MSSIEHPEERPVQFDDREDRDDAMTAAVETWIDDLLDAAESARASEQFQAWLDVQAAFHDYSYRNTLLIKRQYPGATRVAGYGTWQEEFDRQVQEGEQAIWIWAPIITQRCPACENSESYHDRSDCDYDETPPEEWDRGLVGFKPVPVFDISQTEGEPLPELETATTGDAGDLVSRVLDAADSLGVSVRVRSETAWRYGEAAGVCRQPDPMTSQPLVEVVDRDNDADLATTLVHEYAHAILHFDVEDEPERAKRELEAEAVAYIVGRHYGLDPSGSAFYLAAWADEELDAVQARLARISSTAEEIIDAIGGPDPAD from the coding sequence ATGTCTTCGATAGAACATCCTGAGGAGCGGCCGGTGCAGTTCGACGACCGGGAGGACCGCGACGATGCGATGACCGCGGCCGTCGAGACCTGGATCGACGACCTGCTCGACGCGGCCGAGTCAGCGAGAGCTAGCGAGCAGTTCCAGGCGTGGCTCGACGTGCAGGCGGCCTTCCACGACTACTCCTACCGGAATACGCTCCTCATCAAGCGCCAGTATCCGGGAGCGACACGGGTCGCCGGATACGGGACGTGGCAGGAGGAATTCGACCGGCAGGTCCAGGAAGGCGAACAGGCGATCTGGATCTGGGCGCCGATCATCACCCAGCGGTGTCCCGCGTGTGAGAACAGCGAGTCGTACCACGACCGCAGCGACTGTGACTACGACGAGACGCCGCCGGAGGAGTGGGACCGTGGCCTCGTTGGCTTCAAACCGGTCCCCGTGTTCGACATCTCGCAGACCGAGGGCGAACCGCTTCCGGAACTGGAGACGGCGACGACGGGCGATGCCGGCGACCTCGTCTCCCGGGTGCTCGACGCGGCGGACTCGTTGGGTGTCTCGGTGCGGGTCCGCTCGGAGACGGCTTGGCGCTACGGGGAGGCAGCCGGCGTGTGCCGCCAGCCCGATCCGATGACGAGTCAGCCGCTCGTCGAGGTCGTCGACCGCGACAACGACGCGGATCTGGCGACGACGCTGGTCCACGAGTACGCCCACGCCATCCTCCACTTCGATGTCGAGGACGAGCCGGAGCGAGCCAAGCGGGAACTCGAGGCCGAGGCGGTGGCCTACATCGTCGGGCGGCACTACGGGCTGGACCCCAGCGGCTCAGCGTTCTACCTGGCTGCGTGGGCGGATGAGGAGCTGGATGCGGTGCAGGCTCGGTTGGCCCGCATCAGTAGCACTGCCGAGGAGATCATCGATGCTATCGGCGGTCCGGACCCCGCTGACTGA
- a CDS encoding universal stress protein, translated as MAVLVAYDGSDPAQKAVQRAVSAANEMGEEEIILLRVVEAADGMLEAGWDIIQDRLKEIQEQHPTELAGDIKSVLETEDIEFRVETVAGKPAREIVAFAEENDISEIVIGSHGREGVSRVLLGNVAENVVRRAPTTVIVVR; from the coding sequence ATGGCAGTTCTCGTAGCCTACGACGGATCCGACCCGGCACAGAAAGCAGTACAGCGGGCGGTCAGCGCCGCGAACGAGATGGGAGAGGAGGAGATCATCCTCCTGCGGGTCGTCGAAGCGGCCGACGGAATGCTCGAGGCGGGATGGGACATTATCCAGGACCGGCTGAAAGAGATTCAGGAACAGCATCCGACCGAGTTGGCGGGGGATATCAAATCAGTTCTGGAAACCGAGGATATCGAATTTCGCGTCGAAACGGTGGCCGGCAAGCCCGCCAGAGAGATCGTCGCGTTCGCCGAGGAGAACGATATCTCGGAGATCGTCATTGGGAGTCACGGCCGAGAAGGTGTCTCCCGGGTGTTGCTGGGGAACGTCGCCGAGAACGTCGTTCGACGGGCTCCGACGACAGTCATCGTCGTTCGCTGA
- a CDS encoding DNA-binding protein, which yields MSSYNVIAEKVSVESEDEQQTVEEEPELRPTVELRSQAKIDSEAIAKVDGTAEREHPYGMTLVAEEKWEAREQEKARTRARTDGPVTERREAAARVAAARGSRREREQFARRRASVDSLAGPESADPREKLDGATLAEVNQQAQRIQETVRECGSRAAISRQLAERVARGQDITEATLDVLDAERRRAGTVVPIGELEDVPRKEVSVEGEWIEDWTPSNSAIQQVGLLEDETGRVKLTIWAKSRQPLIDEGERVRIRAAATSWYQGRVSLALTADSQVVFPDRV from the coding sequence ATGTCGAGTTACAACGTAATCGCGGAAAAGGTTTCAGTCGAATCGGAGGACGAACAGCAGACGGTTGAGGAGGAACCGGAGCTGCGCCCGACGGTGGAGCTGCGGTCGCAGGCGAAGATCGATTCGGAGGCGATCGCGAAGGTCGACGGGACGGCCGAGCGTGAGCACCCGTACGGGATGACGCTCGTCGCGGAGGAAAAGTGGGAGGCGCGTGAGCAGGAGAAGGCCCGGACGCGGGCGCGAACGGATGGTCCCGTCACCGAGCGGCGCGAGGCGGCCGCCAGAGTGGCAGCGGCACGTGGCAGTCGGCGCGAGCGCGAGCAGTTCGCCCGGCGACGGGCGAGCGTGGACTCGCTGGCCGGCCCCGAGAGCGCGGACCCGCGTGAGAAATTGGATGGGGCGACCCTGGCGGAGGTCAACCAGCAAGCGCAGCGGATTCAGGAGACGGTGCGCGAATGCGGCAGTCGGGCGGCCATCAGCCGACAGTTGGCCGAACGGGTCGCTCGGGGGCAGGATATCACCGAAGCGACGCTGGACGTGCTGGACGCGGAGCGCCGACGTGCAGGGACGGTCGTGCCGATCGGGGAGCTGGAAGACGTGCCCCGGAAGGAGGTCTCAGTGGAGGGTGAGTGGATCGAGGATTGGACGCCCTCGAACAGCGCAATCCAGCAAGTCGGGTTGCTGGAGGATGAGACGGGTCGCGTCAAGTTGACCATCTGGGCCAAGAGTCGGCAGCCGCTGATTGATGAGGGCGAACGCGTTCGGATTCGGGCGGCCGCGACGAGCTGGTACCAGGGACGGGTGTCGCTCGCGTTGACGGCCGACAGTCAGGTCGTCTTCCCTGACCGGGTGTAG
- a CDS encoding MBL fold metallo-hydrolase yields MSTSQITDGVYRIDIELFDSGFSSVYLFDDEEPTLIDAGTATSADSIKKGLTDCGVDPSDLQHLVLSHIHVDHSGAASALVDAAPDLNVYIHEMTASHLTDPDTLIESSKRAMGDYFDLIGEQDPVPEENVIPVSNDGTTIDIGTNTLEMLYAPGHSPDHFAVWDPEREFLFAAECLGLYLPRADRWLPPATLPNFDVDQIADTIDHLRTLDPEHIAFLHSGTWPREPAAAFDLAERELHRFDERILDLHEATNSREATKQAVATELVDVSPPYDDRVESFIASLITDGYLKHHGIE; encoded by the coding sequence ATGTCAACATCCCAGATCACGGACGGCGTCTACAGGATCGACATCGAGTTGTTCGACTCGGGGTTCAGTTCCGTCTACCTCTTCGACGACGAGGAACCGACACTCATCGACGCCGGCACCGCTACGAGCGCCGACAGTATCAAAAAGGGGCTCACTGACTGCGGCGTCGATCCGAGCGACCTCCAGCATCTCGTCCTCTCGCATATCCATGTCGATCATAGTGGTGCCGCGAGCGCCCTCGTCGACGCGGCGCCGGATCTGAATGTCTACATCCACGAGATGACAGCGTCACACCTGACTGACCCCGACACCCTCATCGAGAGCAGCAAGCGTGCCATGGGCGACTACTTCGATCTGATCGGCGAACAGGACCCCGTCCCCGAAGAGAACGTCATCCCGGTCTCGAACGACGGCACGACGATCGACATCGGGACCAACACCCTCGAGATGCTGTACGCGCCGGGCCACTCTCCCGACCATTTCGCGGTCTGGGATCCAGAGCGCGAGTTCCTGTTCGCCGCCGAGTGCCTCGGCCTCTATCTCCCACGAGCCGACCGGTGGCTCCCGCCGGCGACACTCCCGAACTTCGACGTTGACCAGATCGCCGACACCATCGACCACCTTCGGACGCTCGACCCCGAACACATCGCGTTCCTGCACTCCGGTACATGGCCCCGCGAGCCGGCAGCGGCGTTCGACCTCGCCGAGCGCGAACTCCATCGATTCGACGAGCGCATCCTCGACCTACACGAGGCGACCAACTCACGCGAGGCGACGAAACAGGCCGTCGCCACGGAGCTCGTTGATGTCTCACCGCCGTACGACGACCGCGTCGAATCGTTCATCGCGAGTCTCATCACCGACGGATACCTCAAACACCACGGCATCGAGTGA
- a CDS encoding TRAM domain-containing protein, with translation MEIPEQLRCLFSAEITEQRGSYHVEIPEQELQLGTLSANETYRVAVLKTAAEMESETAADTETDPTPTQTTARDHHEPPVKEGETRTVEIESLGDQGDGITRVERGFVVIVPDTEQGERVRIEIADVQQTVAFADVVERLSYYD, from the coding sequence ATGGAGATTCCGGAGCAACTCCGATGTTTGTTTTCCGCAGAGATAACCGAACAGCGCGGGAGCTACCACGTTGAGATTCCCGAGCAGGAGCTGCAGCTCGGCACGCTCTCGGCGAACGAAACGTATCGCGTGGCCGTGCTCAAGACGGCAGCCGAGATGGAGAGCGAGACGGCAGCCGACACCGAAACCGACCCGACGCCAACCCAAACCACCGCCCGCGACCACCACGAGCCCCCAGTAAAGGAGGGTGAGACACGCACGGTCGAGATCGAGAGCCTCGGCGACCAGGGCGACGGCATCACCCGCGTCGAGCGCGGGTTCGTCGTCATCGTCCCAGATACCGAGCAGGGCGAACGCGTCCGCATCGAGATCGCGGACGTCCAGCAGACCGTCGCGTTCGCCGACGTCGTCGAACGCCTGAGCTACTACGACTGA
- a CDS encoding alpha/beta fold hydrolase, with protein MVDPADFDHRTAILDEIKLHYVTAGDGPPLVLLHGWPQTWYEWRHVIPALAEEYTVIAPDLRGMGDSDKPLTGYDKRTVADDIRALVHQLGYERVSLVGHDWGMPTAYAYAARYRDEVDALAVLEAGLPGIREDEKKHLWHTRFHGVQDLPERLVSGRERLYLSWFYQRGAYDPSAIDADARDEYVRCYAAPGGLRGGFEYYRAYETDAEHNAEHAATLLELPVLALGGAASFGSLPIQDMEAVATDVDGEVVERAGHWMPEERPDYLVQRLTAFLDDV; from the coding sequence ATGGTCGACCCTGCCGATTTCGATCACCGGACCGCGATCCTCGACGAGATCAAGTTGCACTACGTGACGGCGGGTGACGGGCCGCCCTTGGTGCTCCTCCACGGGTGGCCCCAGACCTGGTACGAATGGCGCCACGTCATCCCGGCGCTCGCAGAGGAGTACACGGTCATCGCTCCGGATCTCCGTGGGATGGGCGATTCGGACAAACCGCTCACCGGGTACGACAAGCGCACCGTTGCGGACGACATCCGGGCGCTGGTCCACCAGCTCGGCTACGAGCGGGTTTCGCTCGTCGGCCACGATTGGGGCATGCCGACCGCGTACGCCTACGCCGCACGCTACCGCGACGAGGTGGACGCCCTCGCCGTTCTGGAGGCCGGATTGCCCGGCATCCGCGAGGACGAGAAGAAACACCTCTGGCACACGCGGTTCCACGGCGTTCAGGACCTTCCCGAGCGTCTGGTCTCCGGCAGGGAACGACTCTACCTTTCCTGGTTCTACCAACGAGGTGCGTACGACCCCTCGGCGATCGATGCGGACGCCAGAGACGAGTACGTCCGCTGTTACGCCGCCCCCGGCGGCCTCCGTGGGGGATTCGAGTACTACCGGGCGTACGAGACTGACGCCGAACACAACGCAGAACACGCCGCGACCCTGCTGGAGCTGCCCGTGCTGGCACTGGGTGGCGCGGCCTCCTTCGGGTCGCTTCCGATTCAGGATATGGAGGCCGTCGCGACCGACGTGGACGGCGAGGTGGTCGAGCGGGCGGGCCACTGGATGCCTGAGGAGCGCCCCGACTATCTCGTCCAGCGGCTCACAGCGTTCCTCGATGATGTCTGA
- a CDS encoding exodeoxyribonuclease VII small subunit has product MRAAADAVGWGISERIDRLETIAETLEDGEVGLERAKDLREEAAEHLVLLREALAVGDGEFLEVDVEEG; this is encoded by the coding sequence ATGCGTGCCGCAGCGGATGCCGTCGGGTGGGGTATCAGCGAGCGCATCGACCGGCTGGAGACGATCGCAGAGACACTCGAGGACGGAGAGGTCGGGCTGGAGCGAGCGAAGGACCTCCGGGAGGAGGCCGCCGAGCATCTCGTACTGTTGCGGGAGGCGTTGGCTGTCGGCGATGGGGAGTTTCTCGAGGTGGATGTCGAGGAGGGGTGA
- a CDS encoding sacsin N-terminal ATP-binding-like domain-containing protein: protein MEAEEVIGDIRTQYIDETPPEVRESLSGHSDVVQMNFAASYFPLEFIQNADDEDGSSIRFQLREVDESPRLEILNDGNPFTDPSVTGTPAGAKSDVRGICKAGRSPKQPRNHIGFIGVGFKSIFEISDRVEIHSGDFHFEFSQSRTEAAATGDTELPWRVIPWWKEPTEAEQTPVQLDEVEYTTRFIIHLDEGRFEGSLEDSSVFNPLSEANLDRRVFLFLTSLQQIIVDDELSGSTRHLRRRTGDGEVSPALQQNIDEAKDLYPRTSDELGGLEPIRTVTVEEESTDSYEQDTWVLFSDRWTVPEAVQKDQTTKEYFRGGIESREIFIGLLADDDGTLISPGRSGTIHSGVFSYLPLKELNTDFEFLIHADFLTPADRQTIKRDVRWNREIGAAVADCLKAVIETVGAHDDWWRHLDLLMPGAEGDNFIETTIQNPVRTFFKSESLVRDAAGNRITIDRVLRATQAVVDIFSIDEFQNIKDNLPLHPEHDSIYESVHPTSSPVDIRSILTDNRAPEVLQQMGQDDDAPATFASIYRSACDIPNYRQSSTFRQTGILLEDGRVVGTNNAENLYRLVGDRSFELTQDPLPAVEEELSVVNRRVLEDDENGEITELFNEIGVPEITNAEIVNIWLQHTSWSDIPTADRVPVARICKRGIADGDLEGDEITGLKLRACDTEEPTWHDPDELLLPEAYNPVDPGHAIEGMSTGWLSTISNEKRQALFTEGGLPIMDGTLRFVDPVYLDDEQDTESADSWRQFLYAIGVDALVRDDEYKKKFAGCLGELYVESQLSGDGTTDTENVKVGRDIQTTSDMLGTPNRIIEVKSTAASENSFSLSIAQTKVLANNQQKYWVYSVTDVFTNPKITRAKGSEILTAGETKIQVGSSNWASISEPVYR from the coding sequence ATGGAAGCAGAGGAGGTTATTGGGGACATCCGTACGCAGTATATTGATGAGACGCCGCCAGAGGTTCGGGAGAGTTTGAGTGGCCACTCTGATGTTGTTCAGATGAATTTCGCAGCATCGTATTTTCCACTTGAGTTCATCCAGAACGCTGATGACGAGGATGGTTCTTCAATTCGGTTTCAGCTACGTGAGGTCGACGAATCGCCCCGATTAGAAATCCTCAACGATGGTAACCCGTTCACCGACCCATCCGTAACTGGCACTCCTGCAGGTGCCAAATCAGACGTCAGAGGCATCTGTAAGGCAGGTCGCTCGCCGAAACAGCCGCGAAACCACATCGGCTTCATCGGAGTTGGTTTCAAGTCCATTTTCGAAATCAGTGACCGTGTCGAGATTCACTCCGGCGACTTCCACTTCGAATTCAGCCAATCCCGAACAGAGGCGGCGGCAACAGGGGATACCGAGCTCCCATGGCGAGTTATTCCATGGTGGAAGGAGCCCACTGAGGCAGAGCAAACACCAGTCCAACTCGACGAGGTCGAGTACACTACCCGGTTTATTATTCATCTTGACGAAGGCCGGTTCGAAGGGTCGTTGGAAGACAGTAGCGTATTCAACCCCTTGTCAGAGGCGAATCTTGACCGACGTGTCTTTCTCTTTCTCACGTCGCTTCAGCAGATTATCGTCGATGACGAGCTGAGTGGTTCGACACGACACCTTCGGCGACGCACCGGAGACGGAGAGGTCAGCCCTGCTCTACAGCAAAACATCGATGAGGCGAAGGACCTCTATCCCCGAACGAGCGACGAACTGGGTGGGCTTGAGCCAATTAGAACGGTGACCGTCGAGGAGGAGTCCACCGATAGCTACGAACAGGATACGTGGGTACTGTTCAGCGACCGTTGGACCGTGCCCGAAGCTGTCCAAAAGGACCAGACGACAAAGGAGTATTTTCGAGGCGGAATCGAATCCCGGGAGATATTCATCGGCCTGCTTGCGGATGACGATGGGACACTAATCTCCCCCGGCCGATCGGGGACGATTCATAGTGGAGTCTTTAGCTATCTCCCTCTGAAAGAACTCAACACTGATTTCGAGTTCCTCATCCACGCCGACTTTCTCACGCCCGCTGACCGGCAGACAATCAAGCGTGATGTCCGGTGGAACCGCGAGATTGGAGCCGCGGTCGCGGACTGTTTGAAGGCCGTCATCGAAACGGTGGGAGCCCACGACGACTGGTGGCGTCACCTAGACTTACTCATGCCGGGGGCGGAAGGTGACAATTTTATTGAAACAACCATTCAGAATCCCGTTCGGACGTTCTTCAAATCAGAGAGTCTAGTTCGGGATGCGGCAGGGAATCGTATAACCATTGACCGAGTCCTGCGCGCCACTCAGGCGGTAGTTGATATTTTCTCAATCGATGAGTTCCAGAATATCAAGGACAATTTACCGCTCCATCCCGAACACGATTCAATCTACGAGTCAGTCCATCCAACATCCAGTCCGGTGGATATCAGGAGCATTCTTACTGACAATCGAGCTCCCGAGGTCCTACAGCAGATGGGTCAGGACGATGATGCCCCAGCAACCTTCGCGTCCATCTATCGGTCCGCTTGTGATATTCCGAATTACCGGCAGTCATCGACATTCAGACAGACGGGTATCCTACTTGAGGACGGCCGTGTGGTAGGGACGAACAACGCAGAAAACCTGTATCGCCTCGTCGGTGACCGTTCGTTTGAACTCACACAGGATCCTTTGCCCGCTGTTGAAGAGGAACTCAGCGTGGTCAATCGTCGTGTATTAGAGGATGATGAGAACGGCGAGATTACTGAATTGTTCAATGAAATCGGAGTCCCAGAGATAACCAACGCTGAAATCGTCAACATCTGGCTCCAACATACGTCGTGGAGTGATATCCCCACAGCAGATCGAGTCCCAGTAGCTCGTATTTGTAAGCGCGGCATTGCCGACGGGGACCTCGAAGGAGACGAAATTACTGGATTGAAGCTCCGTGCATGTGATACTGAAGAGCCGACATGGCACGATCCTGACGAACTTCTGCTTCCGGAGGCCTACAATCCAGTCGATCCCGGTCACGCGATTGAGGGGATGAGCACTGGATGGCTTTCGACCATTTCGAATGAAAAACGGCAAGCACTGTTTACTGAGGGGGGGCTACCGATTATGGATGGTACATTGCGGTTTGTGGACCCAGTGTATCTCGACGACGAGCAGGATACAGAATCAGCCGACTCTTGGCGACAATTCCTCTACGCAATCGGCGTCGACGCGCTTGTCCGAGACGATGAGTACAAGAAAAAATTCGCGGGGTGTCTTGGGGAGTTGTATGTTGAATCGCAACTATCCGGTGACGGAACAACGGATACAGAGAACGTCAAGGTCGGGCGTGATATTCAAACGACATCTGATATGTTGGGGACCCCTAATCGGATAATAGAGGTTAAATCAACTGCAGCAAGCGAGAATTCGTTCAGTCTCAGCATTGCACAGACAAAGGTATTGGCGAATAATCAGCAGAAATATTGGGTATACAGTGTCACAGACGTGTTCACTAACCCGAAAATAACGCGGGCAAAAGGGTCGGAGATCCTCACGGCGGGTGAGACGAAAATTCAGGTAGGATCAAGCAATTGGGCTAGTATTTCAGAGCCGGTTTACCGGTAG